A single window of Candidatus Methylomirabilota bacterium DNA harbors:
- a CDS encoding nuclear transport factor 2 family protein encodes MTDERSLSPLQDRAAVIDVVLGFARSLDVKDWVACRRCFADEIETDYSDLRGEPASTVKADDFVALRRAALEKLKTLHLSANHLVTVDGDRATCVSAAVIHRFRPEDGARFDTYCAYTHALVRGASGWKIHKVKQAVYWNTGNPDIHAGARR; translated from the coding sequence ATGACGGATGAACGCTCACTCAGTCCGCTTCAGGATCGCGCCGCGGTGATCGATGTCGTGCTCGGCTTCGCCCGATCGCTCGACGTCAAGGACTGGGTGGCGTGCCGGCGCTGCTTCGCGGACGAAATCGAGACCGACTATTCGGATCTGCGCGGCGAACCGGCGTCCACCGTCAAGGCCGACGACTTCGTCGCCCTGAGACGGGCCGCGCTCGAGAAGCTCAAGACGCTGCACTTGAGCGCCAACCACCTCGTCACCGTGGACGGTGATCGCGCCACGTGCGTGTCCGCGGCGGTCATTCACCGCTTCCGGCCCGAGGACGGCGCGCGCTTCGACACCTACTGCGCCTACACCCACGCCCTCGTGCGCGGCGCCTCGGGGTGGAAGATCCACAAGGTCAAGCAGGCCGTCTACTGGAACACGGGCAACCCCGACATCCACGCCGGCGCGCGGCGATAG
- a CDS encoding IlvD/Edd family dehydratase, whose product MDQGLSRGLTNYGDRDFALYLRRSFARSMGYSAESLAKPVVGIADSGSGFNNCHRHFPELIDAVKRGVLAAGGLPMDFPTISLGEVFLEPTSMLYRNLMSMDVEEMVRAQPMDAVVLVGGCDKTVPAQLMGAASAGVPAIQLIGGPMMTGRWEGERLGACTDCRRFWARYRAGQISKDEIEGIESRLATTAGTCAVMGTASTMACLAEALGMTLPGTAAIPAVHADRLRAAEATGEAAVRLVASRLTPERVLTPEAFENALRVLLAIGGSTNAIIHLTAIAGRVGVPISLERLNRISDETPVLVDLKPSGDFYMEDFFNAGGLGAVLAELRPQLHLDCLTVTGETLGARLDAAPRYVDRSVIRARTEPIMAVGGLVALFGSLAPGGAILKRSAADSRLFEIEAAAVVFESLEDLAARVDDPALPVTPESILVLKNAGPKGAPGMPEAGYLPIPQKLARAGVKDMVRISDARMSGTAFGTIVLHVTPEAAVGGPLAQVETGDRIRLSVKERKLDLLVSEALLSKRRATWKPVASPERGYRKLYLDHVLQADAGCDFDFLRKAPAR is encoded by the coding sequence ATGGACCAGGGGCTCTCTCGCGGGCTGACGAACTACGGCGACCGGGATTTCGCGCTCTATCTCAGGCGATCGTTCGCCCGATCCATGGGCTACTCGGCCGAGAGCCTCGCCAAACCAGTCGTCGGCATCGCGGATTCGGGCAGCGGGTTCAACAACTGCCACCGCCACTTCCCCGAGCTGATCGACGCGGTCAAGCGCGGCGTCCTCGCGGCGGGCGGCCTGCCGATGGACTTCCCGACCATCTCGCTCGGCGAAGTCTTCCTCGAGCCGACCAGCATGCTCTACCGCAACCTCATGTCCATGGACGTCGAGGAGATGGTGCGCGCCCAGCCGATGGACGCCGTCGTCCTCGTCGGCGGCTGCGACAAGACGGTGCCGGCGCAGTTGATGGGCGCGGCCTCCGCCGGCGTCCCCGCCATCCAGCTCATCGGGGGGCCCATGATGACGGGGCGCTGGGAGGGCGAGCGCCTCGGGGCCTGCACCGATTGCCGCCGTTTCTGGGCGCGCTACCGCGCGGGCCAGATCTCCAAGGACGAGATCGAAGGAATCGAGAGCCGGCTTGCGACGACGGCGGGCACCTGCGCGGTGATGGGCACGGCCAGCACCATGGCCTGCCTCGCCGAGGCCCTCGGCATGACGCTGCCGGGGACGGCGGCGATCCCCGCCGTTCACGCGGACCGGCTGCGCGCCGCCGAGGCGACGGGCGAGGCCGCGGTGCGGCTGGTTGCCTCGCGGCTCACTCCCGAGCGCGTCCTCACTCCCGAGGCGTTCGAGAACGCGCTCCGCGTGCTGCTCGCCATCGGCGGCTCGACCAACGCCATCATCCACCTGACGGCGATCGCGGGCCGCGTGGGCGTGCCGATCTCCCTCGAGCGGCTCAACCGGATCTCGGACGAGACGCCGGTGCTGGTGGACCTCAAGCCCTCAGGCGATTTCTACATGGAGGACTTCTTCAACGCGGGAGGCCTGGGCGCCGTCTTGGCCGAGCTGCGGCCCCAGCTCCACCTCGACTGCCTGACCGTCACGGGCGAGACGCTGGGCGCGCGGCTCGACGCGGCTCCGCGCTACGTGGATCGCTCGGTGATCCGCGCCCGCACCGAGCCGATCATGGCCGTAGGCGGGCTGGTCGCCCTCTTCGGCTCCCTGGCGCCGGGCGGCGCCATCCTCAAGCGCTCGGCCGCAGACTCGCGCCTCTTCGAGATCGAGGCCGCCGCCGTGGTCTTCGAGTCGCTCGAGGACCTGGCGGCGCGCGTCGATGATCCTGCCCTGCCGGTGACGCCCGAGAGCATCCTCGTCCTCAAGAACGCGGGCCCCAAGGGCGCGCCGGGTATGCCCGAGGCGGGCTATCTCCCCATCCCGCAGAAGCTCGCGCGCGCCGGGGTCAAGGACATGGTGCGCATCTCGGACGCGCGGATGAGCGGCACGGCCTTCGGCACGATCGTGCTCCACGTGACGCCGGAGGCCGCCGTGGGCGGTCCGCTGGCGCAGGTCGAGACGGGCGATCGGATCCGTCTGAGCGTGAAGGAGCGGAAGCTCGATCTCTTGGTGAGCGAGGCCCTACTCTCGAAGCGGCGGGCAACGTGGAAGCCCGTCGCCTCGCCGGAGCGCGGCTACCGGAAGCTCTACCTAGACCACGTGCTCCAGGCCGACGCTGGCTGCGACTTCGACTTTCTTCGAAAGGCGCCGGCCCGCTGA